One part of the Lotus japonicus ecotype B-129 chromosome 2, LjGifu_v1.2 genome encodes these proteins:
- the LOC130738186 gene encoding putative disease resistance RPP13-like protein 1: protein MAAAVGGAFLSAFFEVIFHKLASPEVINFIRGKKLDPKLLQRLETTLKVVAAVLNDAEKKQIRDANVNKWLDDLKDAVYMADDFLDEVSTKASTQKEVTNLFSRLFNVQDREMVSRLEDIVDRLESILKLKESLDLREIANENLSSRTPSTSLQDGFHIFGRDGDKKAIMKLLLDESEEVSVIPIVGMGGVGKTTLAQMVYNDDNLKQICNFDFKAWVCVSEAFDILRVTKTLTEALTKRTCEMNDLNLLQENLLENLRVQKFLIILDDVWIEDYVNWNLLRKSLLRGIRGSKILVTTRSEKVASIVQTVCPYYLNQLSDGDCWFVFANHACLSSAFGENAVSLEKIGRMIVKKCKGLPLAAQSLGSLLQRKHDIRDWTNILNSDIWELSESESKIIPALRISYNYLPPHLKRCFVYCSLFPKDYEFVEDELILLWMAEDLLPPPKTRKTLEEVGYECFDDLVSSSFLQRSNTPWRESMSFVMHDLMHDLVTLLGGEFYSRLEGPGEEIKINDKTRHFYCPLLEGFEAFDRAKSLRTLLLTKCSKPVEEALHTELLKLKYLRVLSVRAFYNPIVLPYSAGTLLHLRYLDFSTTYIKSLPESLCNLYNLQTLKLDYCYELTMLPSGMQNLLKLRRLGIDETPIKKMPKGMGKLNQLQHLPYYIVGKDEEVKIKELGGLSNLHGFLSVKKLENVANGSEALEARMMDKKHINSLELLWSSNEDCINSETEMNILCNLQPHRNLQYLDIIGYRGTKFPDWLGSSYYHNMNSLRLSSCKNCCILPSLGHLPSLKHLYLSDLNGLEIIDSSFFMNHKSSWLTPFPSLESLNFERMLCWEVWSSFEGHAFPRLKHLNIKNCPKLRGDLPSDLPALETLEIEDCEQLVCLLLRAPVMWHLKIVKANKVVLQESPLTIEYLRLCDCSSVMSFPGDCFPASLKTLDIKNFRKLEFPKQKQTHELQLEFLEMHSSCDSLKCFPLETFPNLKDLYISDCENLESLSVSQLRDVSLQNLQDLEINRCPNLVSLAGEGLAAPSLTRIVVSDCDKLNSLPCRMNTLLPKLKELWIHNCPRVESFPEGASSSLREIHITDCEKLISLAWPSMDMLTFVFIRGPCDGIKSYPGEDLLPPSIVSLELLELSSLETLDCKGLLHLTSLKKLVISDCPKLKNMEGEGLPASLTELRIYRCPLLEERCIMKHPQIWPKISHIRRIAVDWTQDS, encoded by the coding sequence ATGGCAGCAGCAGTGGGTGGAGCTTTCCTCAGTGCATTCTTTGAGGTGATTTTCCACAAGCTGGCTTCACCTGAGGTTATCAATTTCATCCGAGGGAAGAAGCTTGACCCCAAGTTGCTTCAAAGGCTGGAGACTACTCTGAAAGTGGTTGCAGCTGTGCTTAACGATGCTGAGAAGAAACAAATCCGAGATGCTAATGTAAACAAATGGCTAGATGATCTCAAAGATGCTGTTTACATGGCTGATGACTTTTTGGATGAAGTTTCTACCAAAGCTTCAACTCAAAAGGAGGTAACTAACTTGTTCTCTCGCCTTTTCAATGTGCAAGATAGGGAGATGGTAAGTAGGTTGGAAGACATAGTTGATCGATTAGAGTCTATCTTAAAACTCAAAGAGAGTCTTGATCTCAGAGAGATTGCAAACGAGAACTTATCGTCTAGAACTCCGTCAACATCTCTGCAAGATGgatttcacatatttggaagggATGGAGACAAGAAGGCCATAATGAAGCTACTGTTGGATGAAAGTGAGGAAGTATCTGTGATCCCTATTGTGGGCATGGGTGGCGTCGGGAAGACTACTCTAGCTCAAATGGTGTACAATGATGACAATTTGAAGCAAATTTGTAACTTTGATTTCAAAGCATGGGTTTGTGTTTCTGAAGCATTTGATATTTTGAGGGTTACAAAAACTTTAACAGAAGCACTCACTAAAAGAACTTGTGAAATGAATGATCTAAATTTACTTCAAGAAAATTTGCTGGAAAATTTGAGGGTGCAAAAATTCTTAATTATTCTGGATGATGTTTGGATTGAGGATTATGTTAATTGGAATCTTCTTAGAAAATCTTTGCTACGAGGGATTAGGGGGAGCAAAATTCTTGTAACAACCCGTAGTGAAAAGGTTGCTTCTATTGTCCAAACAGTCTGCCCTTACTATCTAAACCAACTATCGGATGGGGATTGTTGGTTTGTGTTTGCGAACCATGCATGTCTTTCTTCAGCGTTTGGTGAGAATGCAGTATCTCTAGAAAAAATTGGTAGGATgattgtgaagaagtgtaaGGGGTTGCCTTTAGCAGCACAGTCGCTTGGAAGTTTATTGCAAAGAAAGCATGATATTCGGGATTGGACTAATATATTGAATAGTGATATTTGGGAATTATCTGAAAGTGAAAGTAAGATTATTCCAGCATTGAGAATTAGTTATAACTATCTTCCTCCACATTTGAAACGTTGCTTTGTTTACTGTTCATTGTTTCCCAAGGATTATGAATTTGTGGAAGATGAATTAATCTTGTTATGGATGGCTGAAGATCTATTACCTCCACCAAAAACGAGAAAAACATTAGAAGAAGTTGGTTATGAGTGTTTTGATGATTTAGTGTCAAGTTCATTTCTTCAACGCTCAAATACTCCATGGAGAGAGTCAATGTCTTTTGTAATGCATGATCTCATGCATGATTTAGTGACTTTGCTTGGTGGAGAATTCTACTCTCGATTAGAAGGACCTGGGGAAGAAATCAAAATTAATGACAAGACACGTCATTTCTATTGTCCACTCTTGGAAGGCTTTGAAGCTTTTGATAGAGCCAAATCTTTAAGAACACTATTGTTAACCAAATGTAGTAAACCGGTGGAAGAGGCACTACATACTGAGCTATTGAAGCTTAAGTACTTGAGAGTGTTATCAGTTCGTGCTTTCTACAATCCCATTGTATTACCCTATTCTGCAGGCACATTGCTCCATTTGCGTTATTTGGATTTctcaacaacatatataaagtCATTGCCAGAGTCATTGTGTAATTTGTATAATCTGCAAACATTGAAGCTGGATTATTGTTATGAGCTGACTATGCTACCCAGTGGCATGCAAAATCTGCTAAAGCTGCGCCGTCTTGGTATTGATGAAACTCCTATAAAGAAGATGCCCAAAGGAATGGGCAAACTAAACCAGTTACAACACTTACCTTACTATATTGTGGGCAAGGATGAAGAGgtcaagatcaaggaactgggAGGGCTTTCAAATCTTCATGGATTTCTTTCAGTTAAGAAATTGGAGAATGTCGCCAATGGTAGTGAAGCGTTGGAGGCAAGAATGATGGATAAGAAGCACATTAACAGTTTAGAGTTGCTGTGGTCTTCCAATGAGGATTGTATTAATTCTGAAACAGAAATGAATATACTTTGCAACTTACAGCCTCACCGAAATCTACAATACTTGGACATAATTGGATATAGGGGTACCAAGTTTCCAGATTGGCTTGGAAGTTCTTACTATCACAATATGAATAGTCTAAGACTGTCTTCTTGCAAGAATTGTTGTATCCTTCCGTCACTTGGACATCTACCGTCTCTCAAGCACCTGTATCTGTCAGACTTGAATGGGTTAGAGATTATTGATTCCAGTTTTTTTATGAATCATAAATCCTCTTGGCTGACACCCTTTCCCTCCCTTGAATCTCTAAATTTTGAACGTATGCTTTGTTGGGAGGTGTGGAGTTCTTTTGAGGGACATGCTTTTCCTCGACTTAAGCATCTCAATATAAAAAATTGTCCAAAACTGAGGGGAGATTTGCCAAGTGACCTCCCTGCTTTAGAAACACTTGAAATTGAAGATTGCGAGCAACTTGTCTGTTTGCTCTTAAGGGCTCCTGTCATGTGGCATCTAAAGATAGTTAAAGCCAATAAAGTAGTCTTGCAAGAGTCACCACTTACCATAGAATATTTGAGATTATGTGATTGTTCGTCCGTGATGTCATTTCCAGGGGATTGCTTTCCTGCTTCACTAAAGACTCTGGATATAAAGAATTTTAGAAAACTAGAATTCCCTAAGCAGAAACAGACGCACGAGTTACAACTAGAGTTCCTGGAAATGCACAGCAGCTGTGATTCACTCAAGTGTTTCCCACTGGAGACATTTCCAAATCTCAAAGATCTATACATCTCAGACTGTGAAAATCTGGAATCTCTTTCAGTGTCACAGTTGCGGGATGTTTCTCTTCAAAATTTGCAAGACCTTGAGATCAACAGGTGCCCCAATTTAGTATCACTGGCAGGAGAAGGATTGGCTGCGCCAAGCTTGACTCGCATCGTCGTTTCAGATTGCGACAAGTTAAACTCATTGCCTTGTCGGATGAATACTCTTCTCCCAAAGTTAAAAGAATTATGGATTCATAACTGCCCAAGAGTTGAGTCATTTCCTGAAGGTGCCTCGTCCAGCTTGAGAGAAATTCACATCACCGATTGTGAGAAATTGATATCACTAGCATGGCCATCCATGGACATGCTTACCTTTGTCTTCATCCGCGGTCCATGTGATGGTATTAAGTCCTACCCGGGAGAGGATTTGTTGCCTCCCTCCATTGTGTCTTTAGAGCTACTTGAATTGTCCAGTCTGGAGACGTTGGATTGCAAGGGGCTTCTCCACCTCACCTCCCTAAAAAAATTAGTAATTTCAGATTGCCCAAAGCTGAAAAATATGGAGGGAGAAGGGCTACCTGCCTCTCTAACTGAACTGCGCATCTATAGATGTCCTTTGCTGGAAGAACGGTGCATCATGAAGCACCCTCAAATTTGGCCCAAAATTTCCCACATCCGCCGCATTGCCGTTGATTGGACACAAGATTCATGA
- the LOC130738185 gene encoding uncharacterized protein LOC130738185 isoform X2 — protein MTSTSSSQVPSAVSLLKPIEVEGRTFVPEPPNEEEKIKIWNSQVLIPFSIGDKLHAYLGPYQTTFPRNASAFFPSPLPDEKILAFRDSYNLSFLGDPPRAFRSSPPVKTNPYIEWLNKVEKVKGDFWKTLGIFDIIQLSRSKIVYHPAMLASSFFFWERSTNTFHTPQGMITPTLLDVAAIAGLRPTGSSFTFDRPVKKEIKLDYNHLTYKSFILRNHDKTSANVSDSEHVAFLLFWLSAFFLCSKSLQVPQKFVLLAQLLHEGTDVCLGKVLLGELYLSLSQAITSLQKPSGAEKNILFAGPLWFLQLWLNAIFETKLSTPSPQNVSTSIAAFRLNCLTPSKDKVDPETTFREFFTAFMEMTSFTPDLAPFAAPTTGPKWLVRPFPCESPGEQLESISIWREFFRPQVLPLGFKKSEVNVLGYQPQLVARQFGLCQIVPIPLFSKKDAICNEGFCDKDVDSFYEALNYYDKKTSALRLEPLSFEPSFYCTKEFEVWWSTYYKSIQTTLGVCIGKMTEALQSVQKKATKKTRAEPIPKVPCKEDEGSDNSTGIPVQQKNVPKARKRGSQSSTSDARKKIRISSEKDDSERTLVDPIPEDENISSKTVDPDEAAQDNANSKASDINEENPPISSAKKRAGAEPNQEEQQAETDQEDSGSSQSESSGASSPTKTQQEQDNSSKPKPPPQDLGASAEKSDTDEDRQPIPSPIAKVSKTQEKALEVSSPVAGKKSPQSIPIEDFDALAMDDPVLALEQLISGQVSLSTSRSQESSMQNEGTSTLNTATTMINKLRSLTFEQDLFSALNSNPNLGREIKQLIADLGNEDLTDQQEKGIQELQEFLDESLSTLDQAKLVGQDLASKFTECTQAAESFDQAKTEVDSIKLLEEADSMQLNEILKQIAELQQQEKSLKANLAKFKKQKTEVAAKAISHVKDKNRLEGEISELQNKKAKVDKRLKKLKGRYAPMKATPPF, from the exons atgacttccacaTCCTCTTCTCAGGTTCCGTCTGCGGTTTCTCTTTTAAAACCCATTGAAGTTGAAGGGAGGACCTTTGTTCCAGAACCtcccaatgaagaagaaaagattaAGATCTGGAATTCCCAGGTACTTATTCCCTTCTCCATTGGTGATAAGTTGCATGCATATCTAGGACCTTACCAAACTACTTTCCCAAGAAATGCATCTGCATTCTTTCCTTCACCTTTACCGGATGAGAAAATCTTGGCCTTTAGGGATTCCTACAATCTGTCCTTTTTAGGTGACCCCCCTCGAGCTTTCCGTTCTTCACCTCCAGTGAAAACGAATCCCTACATTGAATGGTTAAACAAAGTCGAGAAAGTGAAAGGAGATTTCTGGAAAACTTTAGGGATTTTTGACATAATCCAATTATCTAGGTCGAAAATTGTCTACCATCCAGCAATGTTAGccagttctttcttcttttgggaGCGTTCGACCAATACCTTTCATACTCCTCAGGGAATGATTACCCCTACTCTCTTAGATGTAGCTGCTATTGCCGGTCTTCGACCTACAGGTTCTTCTTTTACATTCGACCGGCCTGTTAAGAAAGAAATCAAATTAGACTATAACCATCTAACTTACAAAAGCTTCATTCTGAGAAACCACGACAAGACCTCTGCAAATGTTTCCGACTCGGAACATGTAGCTTTCTTGTTGTTCTGGCTTTCTGCTTTCTTCCTTTGTTCCAAGTCTCTTCAAGTTCCTCAGAAATTTGTGCTTCTTGCTCAACTTCTGCACGAAGGTACCGACGTCTGTTTAGGTAAAGTTTTATTAGGCGAACTTTACCTTTCTTTGAGTCAAGCCATCACTTCTCTTCAGAAGCCCTCTGGAGCCGAGAAAAACATCCTTTTTGCTGGACCTCTAtggtttcttcaactttggctaAATGCCATATTTGAGACCAAACTCTCAACTCCAAGTCCACAAAATGTCTCGACTTCTATTGCTGCTTTTCGACTTAATTGCTTGACTCCTTCCAAAGATAAAGTCGATCCAGAAACCACTTTCCGTGAGTTTTTTACTGCTTTTATGGAAATGACCTCTTTTACTCCCGACCTTGCTCCATTTGCTGCTCCAACTACTGGTCCCAAATGGCTTGTCCGACCTTTCCCATGCGAATCTCCGGGCGAACAACTTGAAAGTATTAGCATCTGGAGGGAATTTTTCCGACCTCAAGTTCTTCCCCTTGGTTTCAAAAAATCTGAGGTGAACGTGTTGGGTTACCAGCCTCAGCTTGTGGCTAGACAATTCGGCCTATGTCAAATCGTTCCTATCCCTCTTTTCTCAAAAAAGGATGCCATTTGCAACGAAGGGTTTTGCGACAAAGATGTCGACTCTTTTTATGAAGCCCTCAACTATTATGACAAAAAGACGTCTGCTCTTCGTCTTGAACCTCTGTCTTTCGAACCATCCTTTTATTGCACTAAAGAATTTGAAGTTTGGTGGTCGACCTACTACAAGTCTATTCAGACCACCTTAGGAGTTTGTATTGGAAAGATGACTGAAGCTCTTCAATCTGTGCAGAAAAAGGCTACAAAGAAAACTCGAG CCGAACCAATACCCAAGGTTCCATGTAAGGAAGACGAAGGTTCCGACAATTCAACAGGCATTCCAGTTCAACAAAAGAACGTCCCTAAG GCTCGAAAGAGAGGTTCTCAAAGCTCGACTTCGGATGCTcgaaagaaaataagaatttcGTCCGAAAAGGACGACTCAGAAAGAACTTTG GTAGACCCAATTCCTGAAGACGAGAACATTTCTTCCAAGACTGTCGATCCAGATGAAGCTGCACAAGACAATGCTAACTCTAAAGCCTCGGACATTAACGAAGAGAATCCACCGATCTCTTCTGCAAAGAAACGTGCCGGGGCTGAGCCGAATCAAGAGGAGCAACAAGCAGAAACTGACCAAGAAGATTCTGGCTCCTCTCAAAGCGAAAGTTCGGGAGCTTCTTCTCCGACCAAAACTCAGCAAGAACAA GACAATTCCTCGAAACCAAAGCCCCCTCCTCAA GACCTTGGTGCTTCGGCCGAAAAGTCAGATACTGATGAAGACCGTCAGCCTATCCCTTCACCCATTGCCAAAGTTTCGAAGACCCAAGAAAAAGCCCTTGAGGTTTCGAGCCCTGTTGCTGGCAAGAAGTCTCCTCAGTCCATTCCTATCGAAGACTTTGACGCTCTTGCTATGGATGACCCAGTATTAGCCCTTGAGCAACTCATCAGCGGTCAAGTCTCTCTTAGCACCAGTCGAAGCCAAGAATCATCTATGCAAAACGAAGGCACAAGCACTCTGAACACTGCCACCACCATGATCAACAAGCTGCGATCTCTTACGTTCGAGCAAGATCTATTCTCTGCCCTCAACTCGAATCCTAACTTAGGCCGAGAAATTAAGCAACTTATCGCTGACCTTGGCAATGAGGACCTCACTGATCAACAAGAAAAGGGCATTCAAGAATTACAAGAGTTTCTTGACGAATCACTCTCGACCCTTGACCAAGCCAAACTTGTCGGTCAAGACTTAGCCTCCAAATTCACTGAGTGCACACAAGCAGCTGAATCATTCGACCAAGCTAAAACCGAAGTGGATTCCATCAAATTACTCGAAGAAGCTGACTCGATGCAACTGAATGAAATTTTGAAACAGATTGCCGAACTTCAACAACAGGAAAAATCCCTCAAAGCCAATCTGGCCAAGTTCAAGAAACAAAAAACCGAAGTTGCTGCCAAGGCCATTTCTCACGTGAAAGACAAGAATCGGCTTGAAGGCGAAATTTCTGAGCTTCAAAACAAGAAGGCGAAGGTTGACAAGCGACTTAAGAAACTCAAGGGTCGATATGCTCCCATGAAAGCCACTCCACCATTTTAG
- the LOC130738185 gene encoding uncharacterized protein LOC130738185 isoform X1, protein MTSTSSSQVPSAVSLLKPIEVEGRTFVPEPPNEEEKIKIWNSQVLIPFSIGDKLHAYLGPYQTTFPRNASAFFPSPLPDEKILAFRDSYNLSFLGDPPRAFRSSPPVKTNPYIEWLNKVEKVKGDFWKTLGIFDIIQLSRSKIVYHPAMLASSFFFWERSTNTFHTPQGMITPTLLDVAAIAGLRPTGSSFTFDRPVKKEIKLDYNHLTYKSFILRNHDKTSANVSDSEHVAFLLFWLSAFFLCSKSLQVPQKFVLLAQLLHEGTDVCLGKVLLGELYLSLSQAITSLQKPSGAEKNILFAGPLWFLQLWLNAIFETKLSTPSPQNVSTSIAAFRLNCLTPSKDKVDPETTFREFFTAFMEMTSFTPDLAPFAAPTTGPKWLVRPFPCESPGEQLESISIWREFFRPQVLPLGFKKSEVNVLGYQPQLVARQFGLCQIVPIPLFSKKDAICNEGFCDKDVDSFYEALNYYDKKTSALRLEPLSFEPSFYCTKEFEVWWSTYYKSIQTTLGVCIGKMTEALQSVQKKATKKTRAEPIPKVPCKEDEGSDNSTGIPVQQKNVPKARKRGSQSSTSDARKKIRISSEKDDSERTLVDPIPEDENISSKTVDPDEAAQDNANSKASDINEENPPISSAKKRAGAEPNQEEQQAETDQEDSGSSQSESSGASSPTKTQQEQDNSSKPKPPPQVIHLSSNSSDSSSSDCQSLDDFLNFQPLRIQYPSGRIVSYVSSDNESFTQDLGASAEKSDTDEDRQPIPSPIAKVSKTQEKALEVSSPVAGKKSPQSIPIEDFDALAMDDPVLALEQLISGQVSLSTSRSQESSMQNEGTSTLNTATTMINKLRSLTFEQDLFSALNSNPNLGREIKQLIADLGNEDLTDQQEKGIQELQEFLDESLSTLDQAKLVGQDLASKFTECTQAAESFDQAKTEVDSIKLLEEADSMQLNEILKQIAELQQQEKSLKANLAKFKKQKTEVAAKAISHVKDKNRLEGEISELQNKKAKVDKRLKKLKGRYAPMKATPPF, encoded by the exons atgacttccacaTCCTCTTCTCAGGTTCCGTCTGCGGTTTCTCTTTTAAAACCCATTGAAGTTGAAGGGAGGACCTTTGTTCCAGAACCtcccaatgaagaagaaaagattaAGATCTGGAATTCCCAGGTACTTATTCCCTTCTCCATTGGTGATAAGTTGCATGCATATCTAGGACCTTACCAAACTACTTTCCCAAGAAATGCATCTGCATTCTTTCCTTCACCTTTACCGGATGAGAAAATCTTGGCCTTTAGGGATTCCTACAATCTGTCCTTTTTAGGTGACCCCCCTCGAGCTTTCCGTTCTTCACCTCCAGTGAAAACGAATCCCTACATTGAATGGTTAAACAAAGTCGAGAAAGTGAAAGGAGATTTCTGGAAAACTTTAGGGATTTTTGACATAATCCAATTATCTAGGTCGAAAATTGTCTACCATCCAGCAATGTTAGccagttctttcttcttttgggaGCGTTCGACCAATACCTTTCATACTCCTCAGGGAATGATTACCCCTACTCTCTTAGATGTAGCTGCTATTGCCGGTCTTCGACCTACAGGTTCTTCTTTTACATTCGACCGGCCTGTTAAGAAAGAAATCAAATTAGACTATAACCATCTAACTTACAAAAGCTTCATTCTGAGAAACCACGACAAGACCTCTGCAAATGTTTCCGACTCGGAACATGTAGCTTTCTTGTTGTTCTGGCTTTCTGCTTTCTTCCTTTGTTCCAAGTCTCTTCAAGTTCCTCAGAAATTTGTGCTTCTTGCTCAACTTCTGCACGAAGGTACCGACGTCTGTTTAGGTAAAGTTTTATTAGGCGAACTTTACCTTTCTTTGAGTCAAGCCATCACTTCTCTTCAGAAGCCCTCTGGAGCCGAGAAAAACATCCTTTTTGCTGGACCTCTAtggtttcttcaactttggctaAATGCCATATTTGAGACCAAACTCTCAACTCCAAGTCCACAAAATGTCTCGACTTCTATTGCTGCTTTTCGACTTAATTGCTTGACTCCTTCCAAAGATAAAGTCGATCCAGAAACCACTTTCCGTGAGTTTTTTACTGCTTTTATGGAAATGACCTCTTTTACTCCCGACCTTGCTCCATTTGCTGCTCCAACTACTGGTCCCAAATGGCTTGTCCGACCTTTCCCATGCGAATCTCCGGGCGAACAACTTGAAAGTATTAGCATCTGGAGGGAATTTTTCCGACCTCAAGTTCTTCCCCTTGGTTTCAAAAAATCTGAGGTGAACGTGTTGGGTTACCAGCCTCAGCTTGTGGCTAGACAATTCGGCCTATGTCAAATCGTTCCTATCCCTCTTTTCTCAAAAAAGGATGCCATTTGCAACGAAGGGTTTTGCGACAAAGATGTCGACTCTTTTTATGAAGCCCTCAACTATTATGACAAAAAGACGTCTGCTCTTCGTCTTGAACCTCTGTCTTTCGAACCATCCTTTTATTGCACTAAAGAATTTGAAGTTTGGTGGTCGACCTACTACAAGTCTATTCAGACCACCTTAGGAGTTTGTATTGGAAAGATGACTGAAGCTCTTCAATCTGTGCAGAAAAAGGCTACAAAGAAAACTCGAG CCGAACCAATACCCAAGGTTCCATGTAAGGAAGACGAAGGTTCCGACAATTCAACAGGCATTCCAGTTCAACAAAAGAACGTCCCTAAG GCTCGAAAGAGAGGTTCTCAAAGCTCGACTTCGGATGCTcgaaagaaaataagaatttcGTCCGAAAAGGACGACTCAGAAAGAACTTTG GTAGACCCAATTCCTGAAGACGAGAACATTTCTTCCAAGACTGTCGATCCAGATGAAGCTGCACAAGACAATGCTAACTCTAAAGCCTCGGACATTAACGAAGAGAATCCACCGATCTCTTCTGCAAAGAAACGTGCCGGGGCTGAGCCGAATCAAGAGGAGCAACAAGCAGAAACTGACCAAGAAGATTCTGGCTCCTCTCAAAGCGAAAGTTCGGGAGCTTCTTCTCCGACCAAAACTCAGCAAGAACAA GACAATTCCTCGAAACCAAAGCCCCCTCCTCAAGTAATCCATTTGTCTTCGAACTCTTCTGATTCCAGTTCTTCTGACTGCCAAAGTCTTGATGACTTTTTAAACTTTCAACCATTACGAATTCAATATCCTTCTGGTCGAATAGTTAGTTATGTTTCATCTGACAATGAGTCCTTTACGCAGGACCTTGGTGCTTCGGCCGAAAAGTCAGATACTGATGAAGACCGTCAGCCTATCCCTTCACCCATTGCCAAAGTTTCGAAGACCCAAGAAAAAGCCCTTGAGGTTTCGAGCCCTGTTGCTGGCAAGAAGTCTCCTCAGTCCATTCCTATCGAAGACTTTGACGCTCTTGCTATGGATGACCCAGTATTAGCCCTTGAGCAACTCATCAGCGGTCAAGTCTCTCTTAGCACCAGTCGAAGCCAAGAATCATCTATGCAAAACGAAGGCACAAGCACTCTGAACACTGCCACCACCATGATCAACAAGCTGCGATCTCTTACGTTCGAGCAAGATCTATTCTCTGCCCTCAACTCGAATCCTAACTTAGGCCGAGAAATTAAGCAACTTATCGCTGACCTTGGCAATGAGGACCTCACTGATCAACAAGAAAAGGGCATTCAAGAATTACAAGAGTTTCTTGACGAATCACTCTCGACCCTTGACCAAGCCAAACTTGTCGGTCAAGACTTAGCCTCCAAATTCACTGAGTGCACACAAGCAGCTGAATCATTCGACCAAGCTAAAACCGAAGTGGATTCCATCAAATTACTCGAAGAAGCTGACTCGATGCAACTGAATGAAATTTTGAAACAGATTGCCGAACTTCAACAACAGGAAAAATCCCTCAAAGCCAATCTGGCCAAGTTCAAGAAACAAAAAACCGAAGTTGCTGCCAAGGCCATTTCTCACGTGAAAGACAAGAATCGGCTTGAAGGCGAAATTTCTGAGCTTCAAAACAAGAAGGCGAAGGTTGACAAGCGACTTAAGAAACTCAAGGGTCGATATGCTCCCATGAAAGCCACTCCACCATTTTAG